Proteins from one Cryptomeria japonica chromosome 4, Sugi_1.0, whole genome shotgun sequence genomic window:
- the LOC131052139 gene encoding uncharacterized protein LOC131052139 isoform X2: MAGHCSCGLARDCVLPLMSMEGQNRGRGKEKGKGRTKGSLTVEEGRQNKTRGWPAHLHFGLNDKTTGHPRPLEIEDSALSQTEPVFRNVWKLQ; the protein is encoded by the exons ATGGCAGGGCACTGTTCATGTGGATTAGCGAGGGATTGTGTTCTTCCtcttatgtcaat GGAGGGGCAGAACAGAGGAAGAGGGAAGGAAAAAGGCAAAGGCAGAACAAAAGGAAGTTTGACAGTTGAAGAGGGAAGGCAGAACAAAACCAGAGGTTGGCCTGCTCATCTGCATTTTGGGTTGAATGACAAAACCACTGGGCATCCTCGTCCGCTTGAAATTGAAGACTCTGCGCTTAGTCAG ACTGAGCCAGTATTCAGAAATGTTTGGAAGCTCCAATAG
- the LOC131052139 gene encoding uncharacterized protein LOC131052139 isoform X3 produces the protein MAGHCSCGLARDCVLPLMSMEGQNRGRGKEKGKGRTKGSLTVEEGRQNKTRGWPAHLHFGLNDKTTGHPRPLEIEDSALSQMLSV, from the exons ATGGCAGGGCACTGTTCATGTGGATTAGCGAGGGATTGTGTTCTTCCtcttatgtcaat GGAGGGGCAGAACAGAGGAAGAGGGAAGGAAAAAGGCAAAGGCAGAACAAAAGGAAGTTTGACAGTTGAAGAGGGAAGGCAGAACAAAACCAGAGGTTGGCCTGCTCATCTGCATTTTGGGTTGAATGACAAAACCACTGGGCATCCTCGTCCGCTTGAAATTGAAGACTCTGCGCTTAGTCAG atgtTGAGTGTTTGA
- the LOC131052139 gene encoding uncharacterized protein LOC131052139 isoform X5, whose translation MAGHCSCGLARDCVLPLMSMEGQNRGRGKEKGKGRTKGSLTVEEGRQNKTRGWPAHLHFGLNDKTTGHPRPLEIEDSALSQF comes from the exons ATGGCAGGGCACTGTTCATGTGGATTAGCGAGGGATTGTGTTCTTCCtcttatgtcaat GGAGGGGCAGAACAGAGGAAGAGGGAAGGAAAAAGGCAAAGGCAGAACAAAAGGAAGTTTGACAGTTGAAGAGGGAAGGCAGAACAAAACCAGAGGTTGGCCTGCTCATCTGCATTTTGGGTTGAATGACAAAACCACTGGGCATCCTCGTCCGCTTGAAATTGAAGACTCTGCGCTTAGTCAG ttttag
- the LOC131052139 gene encoding uncharacterized protein LOC131052139 isoform X4, whose translation MAGHCSCGLARDCVLPLMSMEGQNRGRGKEKGKGRTKGSLTVEEGRQNKTRGWPAHLHFGLNDKTTGHPRPLEIEDSALSQLV comes from the exons ATGGCAGGGCACTGTTCATGTGGATTAGCGAGGGATTGTGTTCTTCCtcttatgtcaat GGAGGGGCAGAACAGAGGAAGAGGGAAGGAAAAAGGCAAAGGCAGAACAAAAGGAAGTTTGACAGTTGAAGAGGGAAGGCAGAACAAAACCAGAGGTTGGCCTGCTCATCTGCATTTTGGGTTGAATGACAAAACCACTGGGCATCCTCGTCCGCTTGAAATTGAAGACTCTGCGCTTAGTCAG CTAGTGTAG
- the LOC131052139 gene encoding uncharacterized protein LOC131052139 isoform X1, giving the protein MAGHCSCGLARDCVLPLMSMEGQNRGRGKEKGKGRTKGSLTVEEGRQNKTRGWPAHLHFGLNDKTTGHPRPLEIEDSALSQVLQAEDSSQSKTLD; this is encoded by the exons ATGGCAGGGCACTGTTCATGTGGATTAGCGAGGGATTGTGTTCTTCCtcttatgtcaat GGAGGGGCAGAACAGAGGAAGAGGGAAGGAAAAAGGCAAAGGCAGAACAAAAGGAAGTTTGACAGTTGAAGAGGGAAGGCAGAACAAAACCAGAGGTTGGCCTGCTCATCTGCATTTTGGGTTGAATGACAAAACCACTGGGCATCCTCGTCCGCTTGAAATTGAAGACTCTGCGCTTAGTCAG GTCCTTCAGGCTGAGGATTCTTCACAATCCAAAACCCTTGACTGA